GATTTTATGCAACTGGTGAAATTTATCAAGGCAAACATGGTGCTTCACTACGTTTAGACGGCTTAGAAAATGGCGTAAACGACAATGCTCGCGAAAGAGGTGTTGTAATGCACGGTGCAGACTATGTATCTGAATCTTTCATCAGAGATCATAAAAGATTAGGCAGAAGTCAAGGCTGTCCTGCAGTTCCGGTTGAATTGACAAATGAAATTATTCAATTAATAAAAGACAAATCGTGTTTATATATCTATCATCCATCTAGAAGCTTTTCGATGGAGGAGAGGCTAATTTCTTAATTGCTCATATAAATCCGAATCTAAATCATAAATATCAGCTCTGAAAATGAGCTGATTTTTTTTGCTCCATGCGGTCCAATACCATTGGTATAAAGCATATTTTTTGGTAATCTTAAAACTCATAGTTGTCTTACTTGCAATAATTGTGTCGATTCTGTCTTGAGGCCAGTTTCCGTCAACGTCTAAAATATGCTGAGCAAGTTCTAGTGGGTTTTCAACACGTACACATCCAGAGCTTAGAGAACGATTATTACGTCCAAAAATTCCGCGGTGATTGGTATCATGCAGATAAACACTGTGATGGTTTGGAAATAAAATTTTCATTAATCCCAACGAATTATCAGAGCCAGGACTTTGTACGTATCGATAATTGTTAGGTTTGTTTTCGTTCCATGCCATTGGAGAAACTACCTTTCCGGAAGTATCATAAATCGTTATGTTTTTATTGGCCAGATAATTTCGGTTTCTTTTCATTGCTGGAACGACATCTTCTTTTAAAATTGTTGGCGGAACAGTCCAAGTAGGATTAAAAACAACTGTTTTTAAGAAAGATGTGATAATAGGAGTTCTTCTTTTGCTAGTTCCTACAACAACATTTCGAACCAAAGTGGTGTCCTGATTTTCAACAACATTTAAGCTGTAATCGGGAATATTAATGATAAAATAATTTTCAGCCAATTCTGACGGATACCATCTCCAGCGCTCCAAATTGGCAATGATCTGTTTTTTTCTACTTTCTTTAGAATAGTTTAAAGCGCGAATAGTTCCTGTTCCGATAACGCCGTCAGAAGCTAAGCCATGTCTTTCTTGAAATCTTTTAACGGCTTCAAAAGTTTTTTGATTGTAAATCTTTGTAAGACTGTCTTTTCCTGACATATCGTTCCAATACAAAAGTCTTTTTTTAATGTTTATTAAAGCAGGATTGGTATCGTTTAAAACAATTTTATCAGCAGATTCAATCGTTTTTACATTGTCATCTGGAAAAGTATTTATAATCTCAAGTGCTTTTAGCAACTCTTTGTAAATTTGTGTTTTAGGCTGAATGTTTTCAACAACGCTGTCCAATTTGTTTTTGTTGAATCCTTTAATTAAAACAGAATTTACATCAAATTCCTTGGCGTCCAAATCCCAATTGGTATATAATTTTTTAGGATCGAGCTTTCCTTTATAAATATGATTGAGATATTTCTCAAAATTATAAGTCAGTAAAATGTCATAAGCGGCCAAATCTTTATTGCTAAGCGATGTCACTTTGCTTTCAAATTTTTTCAGCTGAGATATTTTGTAATCTTCTGGATCTAAGCCTAGTTCTTCAGATTTTTCTAATTGTGATAAAACAAAAGCTCTCTTTTTAAGATTTCCCCACACCGTTTGATTTTCAGATGCGATGTAAAATTGTTTCAACGTTTCACTTTTAAAAACGTTTATCGTTGCAGTATCTATTTCAACTTTTCTCTCATCAGTAAGTATGATTGCTGGCACCTTTTTTTTGACAATAGGTGTGAGTTCTGGGCGCTCTTTTTTGCAGCCCACAAGAATACATATTACTACTAAAGAGTAGATTTTTTTCATATTATAATTTTTTAAACATTAAATAATGTTCGCCAACATCTTTAATATCAAACGCTTCGCCTAGTGGCTGGTAATTCATTTTTTGATAAAAGCCTACAGCGGCTGTTCTTGCATTGAACCAAATTATATCAACTTGATTTTCATTGCAATAGGTTTCGAAATGTCTTACCAAAGCCTCTCCAAACCCCTTTTTTTGATGGGTCTCTAAAACAGCCATTCCGCGAATTTGCGCTTGATTTTGTGCGGCAAATATAGTGTTGATTTTATTAAATAAGGAAATAATTCCTATTAAATTTTCGCCTTCAAATAAACCAAAATGATGAGTAGACTCTAAATCATCACCTTCAAACACGCAACTTTCGATAGGTTTTCCTTTTCTCAATACAGGTTGGCGAACAGCATAAGTTTCTTTTGACGTAATTTCTTTAATTGTGACCATAATTTTTTTAAAAATATTGCATTTATAACGTTTTAATTTTAAATCAGTTATAAATAATTGTTGTTTTTTATTAATTTTTTTTGCCGAAAAGCTTGTTTTTAACTGAACTTTCTTTCTATATTTGCACAACCAATGCGAAAGTAGCTCAGTTGGTAGAGCTCCAGCCTTCCAAGCTGGTTGTCGCGAGTTCGAGCCTCGTCTTT
The Flavobacterium humidisoli DNA segment above includes these coding regions:
- a CDS encoding L,D-transpeptidase family protein — encoded protein: MKKIYSLVVICILVGCKKERPELTPIVKKKVPAIILTDERKVEIDTATINVFKSETLKQFYIASENQTVWGNLKKRAFVLSQLEKSEELGLDPEDYKISQLKKFESKVTSLSNKDLAAYDILLTYNFEKYLNHIYKGKLDPKKLYTNWDLDAKEFDVNSVLIKGFNKNKLDSVVENIQPKTQIYKELLKALEIINTFPDDNVKTIESADKIVLNDTNPALINIKKRLLYWNDMSGKDSLTKIYNQKTFEAVKRFQERHGLASDGVIGTGTIRALNYSKESRKKQIIANLERWRWYPSELAENYFIINIPDYSLNVVENQDTTLVRNVVVGTSKRRTPIITSFLKTVVFNPTWTVPPTILKEDVVPAMKRNRNYLANKNITIYDTSGKVVSPMAWNENKPNNYRYVQSPGSDNSLGLMKILFPNHHSVYLHDTNHRGIFGRNNRSLSSGCVRVENPLELAQHILDVDGNWPQDRIDTIIASKTTMSFKITKKYALYQWYWTAWSKKNQLIFRADIYDLDSDLYEQLRN
- a CDS encoding GNAT family N-acetyltransferase → MVTIKEITSKETYAVRQPVLRKGKPIESCVFEGDDLESTHHFGLFEGENLIGIISLFNKINTIFAAQNQAQIRGMAVLETHQKKGFGEALVRHFETYCNENQVDIIWFNARTAAVGFYQKMNYQPLGEAFDIKDVGEHYLMFKKL